In Candidatus Paceibacterota bacterium, the following proteins share a genomic window:
- a CDS encoding radical SAM protein, protein MKKIRNLSMRLSSWTHLFCEKGRGHIALYHSLNMELVFLRKKYLQVVELLHLGTTTEHLHQKFPMFSKEMVRVIKELWRTGMIVAVESDDVKLLEEKRRIHVLPPGLETLYLIVTDSCNLRCRYCFINNNMPEGYRPSMMSFRVAKEAIDMFFRNLSLNPPEYTGLKKTIFFYGGEPFLNFTLIKQSVEYIESAYKNEVVALGPKLRLAIVSNGTMITEEISRFIGAHDNIDIAISIDGPKKIHDTERICVGGCGSFNKAIRGVKLLKGVGGKKDVSLSTTVGEHNIDNLPSLLKLHRRYGFASINLNPLVDTANNTVSLEYMQRVSKRMIEYFKLARKEGVYEDRIMRKAKSFMEKRIHAYDCQALGAQLVCTPDGHLGVCHEGIGAKQFFFAKVSKNFDFHHNPVISEWKRRTPLNMPQCFGCPALGICGGGCAYGSWLRNGSIWSVDDRFCIHSLATLKWLIWDLYKRV, encoded by the coding sequence ATGAAAAAAATACGTAATCTATCTATGAGATTGTCCTCGTGGACACACCTGTTTTGTGAAAAAGGTAGAGGTCACATTGCCCTTTACCACTCGCTGAACATGGAACTGGTGTTTCTTCGAAAGAAATACCTGCAGGTTGTGGAATTGCTACATTTGGGAACAACGACAGAGCACCTTCATCAAAAGTTCCCTATGTTCTCGAAAGAGATGGTTCGAGTGATAAAAGAACTTTGGCGGACCGGAATGATTGTGGCTGTAGAAAGCGATGATGTAAAGTTACTTGAGGAAAAGAGGAGAATTCATGTTCTACCTCCTGGCCTTGAGACGCTTTATCTCATTGTGACCGACAGTTGTAATCTCCGATGTCGCTACTGCTTCATCAACAACAATATGCCAGAGGGATATCGCCCTAGCATGATGTCGTTTAGGGTTGCGAAAGAAGCGATTGACATGTTCTTTCGGAACCTATCACTCAATCCGCCCGAATATACCGGTCTCAAGAAGACGATTTTCTTCTATGGGGGAGAACCGTTCCTCAACTTCACTCTGATCAAGCAGTCGGTGGAATACATCGAATCTGCTTACAAGAATGAAGTTGTCGCCTTGGGACCAAAGCTACGATTAGCCATTGTCTCTAACGGGACGATGATAACCGAGGAAATCTCTCGGTTTATCGGAGCTCACGATAACATCGATATCGCCATATCGATTGATGGTCCAAAGAAAATTCATGACACCGAAAGGATATGCGTAGGTGGATGCGGATCATTCAACAAAGCGATAAGGGGTGTGAAGCTTCTGAAGGGGGTTGGTGGCAAGAAAGACGTTTCTCTCTCAACAACTGTTGGAGAACACAACATTGACAATCTACCATCACTTCTCAAGCTTCATCGTAGGTATGGCTTTGCCTCAATCAACCTGAATCCTCTGGTCGATACGGCAAACAATACGGTGAGTTTAGAATATATGCAACGTGTTTCCAAACGAATGATCGAGTACTTCAAACTCGCTCGGAAGGAAGGGGTGTACGAAGACAGAATAATGCGTAAGGCAAAGTCCTTTATGGAAAAACGTATCCATGCGTATGATTGCCAAGCTCTCGGGGCTCAGCTCGTCTGTACACCTGATGGTCATTTGGGTGTTTGTCATGAAGGTATCGGTGCTAAGCAATTCTTCTTTGCCAAAGTATCGAAAAACTTCGATTTTCACCACAATCCCGTGATTAGTGAGTGGAAAAGACGAACGCCCTTGAACATGCCACAGTGCTTTGGGTGTCCTGCCCTCGGTATCTGTGGTGGTGGTTGTGCTTATGGATCATGGCTACGAAATGGCAGTATCTGGTCTGTAGACGACCGTTTCTGTATTCACTCCCTAGCGACCCTCAAATGGTTGATCTGGGACCTGTACAAAAGAGTCTAA
- a CDS encoding ABC transporter ATP-binding protein, with the protein MNKQKENTVSNRQIYEKFWYGVRPYRLLFFISYFCLISATVIGIFTPLFYKRFFDLLGNIQNKTDDIHTLVYTIIIIAVLNIISILFFQSGMFIYNIMESRVMARLRQISFDYMMLHSYSFFTNNFTGSLVQRVNRFSRSFERLSDSFAFNLVPLIITIIGSVIVTWFVAPLISLVIILWVISYSTFNVLFSRWKMKYDIQVSSTDSYVTGVLSDNITNHNAITLFTTYEKETNNFKEITNDQAEKTRFSWNLGQLTDAVQIVLISVVEFLAFYYTTIFWSKGLATIGTFVLIQVYIIALAQRLWGLNRIVRGIYESLADSREMVEILLTPHEVKDVIKAKDLKIVSGEISLKNVGFNFNETREVLKDINLKISAGEKIAFIGPSGAGKTTLIRLILRLYDLSSGHIEIDNQDISRVTQRSLHSQISLVPQDPILFHRTLLENIRYGRENASDEEVFRAAKLAHCNEFIDSLPLKYDTFVGERGIKLSGGERQRIAIARAILKNAPILILDEATSSLDSESEMLIQNALENLMKGKTVIVIAHRLSTIKKMDRIVVIAEGRITEEGTHGDLINSKSSLYNKLWTIQSGGFISDK; encoded by the coding sequence ATGAATAAACAAAAGGAAAATACAGTTTCCAATAGACAGATATATGAAAAATTCTGGTACGGTGTCAGGCCATACAGATTGCTGTTTTTTATTAGTTATTTTTGCCTCATTTCAGCAACTGTTATAGGTATCTTCACACCATTATTTTATAAACGCTTTTTTGATTTGTTGGGCAATATACAGAACAAAACAGATGATATTCATACACTAGTCTATACAATAATAATAATCGCCGTCCTAAACATAATAAGTATATTATTCTTTCAAAGCGGAATGTTTATTTATAACATCATGGAATCTAGGGTTATGGCTAGGCTTAGACAGATTTCATTTGACTATATGATGCTACATTCTTATAGTTTCTTTACAAATAATTTTACTGGATCGTTGGTACAAAGAGTCAATAGATTTAGCAGGTCTTTTGAGAGACTCTCCGACAGTTTTGCATTTAACTTAGTCCCGCTCATAATCACAATTATTGGGTCTGTGATAGTAACCTGGTTTGTAGCGCCGTTGATTTCTCTTGTCATAATACTTTGGGTGATTTCATACTCTACCTTCAATGTCTTGTTTTCGAGGTGGAAAATGAAATATGATATACAAGTATCCTCGACAGATTCATATGTTACAGGAGTACTTTCTGACAACATAACAAATCACAACGCGATTACTTTATTTACTACCTATGAAAAAGAGACAAATAACTTTAAAGAAATTACAAATGATCAAGCAGAGAAAACCAGATTCTCTTGGAATTTAGGCCAGTTAACTGATGCTGTACAAATTGTACTAATCTCTGTGGTTGAGTTTTTGGCGTTTTATTATACAACTATATTTTGGAGTAAAGGACTTGCAACAATAGGTACTTTTGTCCTTATACAAGTCTATATCATAGCACTGGCACAAAGGCTTTGGGGACTCAACAGAATAGTGCGTGGAATATATGAAAGCCTTGCCGACTCAAGAGAAATGGTAGAGATACTTCTGACGCCACACGAGGTCAAAGATGTCATAAAAGCTAAAGATCTAAAAATCGTCTCTGGGGAGATAAGTCTCAAAAATGTCGGCTTCAATTTTAATGAAACCAGAGAAGTACTTAAAGATATTAATTTAAAAATTTCTGCTGGAGAAAAAATCGCATTTATTGGCCCTTCGGGAGCCGGTAAGACAACTTTGATTAGATTGATATTACGTTTGTATGATCTATCGTCCGGCCATATAGAAATCGACAATCAAGACATATCAAGAGTTACCCAGAGAAGTTTACACAGTCAAATAAGTTTGGTTCCTCAAGACCCAATACTCTTTCACAGAACTTTACTTGAAAACATAAGATATGGCAGAGAAAACGCCAGTGATGAAGAAGTCTTTAGGGCTGCTAAATTGGCACATTGTAATGAATTTATAGACTCTCTGCCTTTGAAGTATGATACCTTTGTCGGTGAAAGGGGAATAAAACTTTCCGGTGGAGAAAGACAAAGAATTGCTATTGCTAGAGCGATTCTTAAAAACGCACCTATCCTGATCTTAGATGAGGCTACTTCAAGTTTAGACTCTGAATCAGAGATGCTAATTCAAAACGCACTCGAAAACTTAATGAAGGGAAAAACAGTTATAGTGATAGCGCATAGACTCTCAACTATTAAGAAAATGGATAGAATTGTGGTTATAGCAGAAGGCAGAATAACAGAAGAAGGAACACATGGTGATCTTATAAATTCAAAGAGTAGTTTATATAATAAGCTCTGGACAATTCAGTCTGGCGGGTTTATATCTGATAAATAA
- the trpS gene encoding tryptophan--tRNA ligase, with the protein MLNQKQSGNSHGARKILLSGVKPTGTVHLGNYFGAMKQFVNMQGEHDCHIFIADYHAMTTVQDKKEMSKQILDVALDYLAIGLDPKKVCLFKQSDIPQVAELAWIFNCITTVPYLMRAHAYKDAEAKNKEINVGVFDYPILMAADILIQDSDIVPVGQDQKQHLEYARDIAQKFNNTFGETFKLPEPFIIPNVESVPGTDGRKMSKSYGNIIPLFATDAEIKKAVMSIPTDSKGVDEPKNPEESIIFAIHRLLLDEAGQKALAEKYKKGGMGYKEAKESLIKDLSAFIKPIREKREMLAKDIDTVLDILKAGGARARARVEKKMKEVREKVGVELY; encoded by the coding sequence ATGTTAAATCAAAAACAAAGCGGGAATTCACACGGGGCAAGGAAGATATTACTTTCTGGGGTAAAGCCGACGGGCACGGTGCATTTGGGCAATTATTTTGGTGCTATGAAGCAGTTTGTCAATATGCAAGGTGAGCATGATTGCCATATTTTCATTGCCGATTATCATGCTATGACTACGGTTCAGGACAAAAAAGAAATGTCAAAGCAGATACTTGACGTGGCACTTGACTACCTTGCCATCGGCCTTGATCCGAAGAAAGTTTGCCTATTCAAACAGTCCGATATTCCACAGGTTGCAGAGCTCGCTTGGATTTTCAACTGTATTACCACGGTGCCGTATCTTATGAGAGCGCACGCTTACAAAGATGCCGAAGCGAAGAATAAAGAAATCAATGTCGGAGTATTTGATTATCCGATACTTATGGCTGCTGACATTCTTATACAAGATTCCGATATCGTGCCAGTAGGTCAGGACCAAAAGCAACATCTAGAATACGCCCGTGATATCGCACAAAAGTTCAACAACACTTTTGGTGAGACATTCAAGCTACCAGAACCATTCATAATTCCCAATGTAGAATCCGTGCCAGGGACAGATGGCAGGAAGATGAGCAAAAGTTATGGCAATATCATACCGCTTTTTGCCACAGATGCAGAAATCAAAAAAGCCGTGATGAGCATACCAACAGATTCAAAAGGTGTTGATGAACCGAAAAATCCAGAGGAATCCATAATATTCGCAATTCACAGATTGCTTTTGGATGAAGCCGGCCAAAAAGCTCTGGCAGAAAAATACAAGAAAGGTGGTATGGGCTACAAAGAAGCAAAAGAATCACTTATCAAAGATTTGTCGGCATTTATAAAACCAATACGCGAAAAAAGAGAGATGCTCGCCAAAGATATTGACACCGTGCTTGACATACTAAAAGCTGGCGGCGCTCGCGCTCGCGCAAGAGTGGAGAAAAAAATGAAAGAAGTGAGGGAGAAAGTCGGGGTGGAACTATATTAA